One Glutamicibacter mishrai genomic window carries:
- the mmsB gene encoding 3-hydroxyisobutyrate dehydrogenase: MSEKPTIGFLGMGHMGLPMAINLHRAGYQLKGFDVVPAAVKAAQEAGIQTVASGAEAAVDVDIVLTMFPSGQHVLDAYDQYLLKSAKPNTLFLECSTIDVAQARQAAELAVAAGHRSADAPVSGGVVGAEAGTLTFMLGAQAEDLAEITEVLESMGKRIVHCGGYGAGQAAKVCNNMLLGISMIGAAEAFVLGERLGLEHQALYDVISSASGQCWAVTTNCPVPGPVPTSPANRDYQPGFAAALMAKDLGLASSALAHTDTDAQLGSLASALYRKFSDEGNAGTDFSGIINAIRDGSL; this comes from the coding sequence ATGAGTGAGAAGCCAACCATCGGCTTTCTGGGAATGGGGCACATGGGATTGCCCATGGCCATCAACCTGCATCGAGCCGGATACCAGCTCAAGGGATTCGACGTGGTCCCGGCTGCCGTGAAAGCCGCGCAGGAGGCAGGGATCCAGACGGTGGCCAGCGGCGCCGAAGCCGCCGTCGACGTGGACATCGTGCTGACCATGTTCCCCTCCGGGCAGCATGTGCTTGATGCCTACGATCAATATCTGCTCAAGAGCGCCAAGCCCAATACGCTGTTCCTGGAATGTTCCACCATTGATGTCGCCCAAGCCCGGCAGGCCGCGGAACTAGCCGTGGCAGCCGGCCATCGCAGCGCGGACGCCCCGGTTTCCGGCGGCGTCGTGGGTGCCGAAGCCGGGACGCTGACCTTCATGCTCGGCGCGCAGGCAGAGGACCTGGCAGAGATCACCGAAGTCTTGGAGAGCATGGGCAAGCGGATCGTGCACTGCGGCGGCTACGGCGCGGGGCAGGCGGCCAAGGTCTGCAACAACATGCTGCTGGGCATCTCGATGATCGGCGCGGCGGAAGCCTTTGTGCTCGGTGAACGGCTCGGCCTGGAGCACCAGGCGCTTTATGACGTGATCTCCTCGGCCTCGGGCCAGTGCTGGGCCGTGACCACCAACTGCCCGGTGCCCGGTCCGGTGCCCACCTCGCCGGCCAACCGGGACTACCAGCCCGGGTTCGCCGCGGCGTTGATGGCCAAAGATCTCGGACTGGCCAGCAGCGCCTTGGCGCATACCGACACGGATGCCCAGCTCGGGTCCCTGGCCTCGGCCCTGTATCGGAAGTTCAGCGACGAAGGCAATGCCGGAACGGACTTCTCCGGCATCATCAACGCCATCCGCGACGGTTCCCTATAG